The following coding sequences are from one Pseudonocardia sp. EC080619-01 window:
- a CDS encoding PadR family transcriptional regulator → MLEFAVLGLLQDGPLHGYELRKQLGRRLGGPRAFSYGSLYPALRRLVRAGLIADTGDPADSVAGGRLRRGRRVYRITGDGKDRFAEILDEAGPQAWEDGSFGVHLAFFSRTPVATRIRILEGRRRTVEERRDGLRVTLGRTGEQIDRYTRELHRLGLESSEREVRWLNELLATERAEQLDETIPGTGAGTDAGPGSGGQRQDETTGGA, encoded by the coding sequence GTGCTGGAGTTCGCCGTGCTCGGCCTGCTCCAGGACGGCCCGCTGCACGGGTACGAGCTGCGCAAGCAGCTCGGTCGCCGGCTGGGCGGCCCGCGGGCATTCTCCTACGGGTCGCTGTACCCGGCGCTGCGCAGGCTCGTCCGGGCCGGGCTCATCGCCGACACCGGCGATCCCGCGGACAGTGTCGCGGGTGGCCGGCTGCGGCGCGGCCGCCGGGTCTACCGGATCACCGGCGACGGGAAGGACCGTTTCGCCGAGATCCTCGACGAGGCCGGGCCACAGGCGTGGGAGGACGGAAGTTTCGGCGTGCACCTGGCGTTCTTCTCGCGGACGCCGGTGGCGACGAGGATCCGCATCCTGGAGGGTCGCCGCCGGACGGTGGAGGAACGCCGGGACGGACTGCGCGTCACGCTGGGACGCACCGGTGAGCAGATCGACCGCTACACCCGCGAGCTGCACCGCCTCGGGCTGGAGAGCTCCGAGCGCGAGGTGCGCTGGCTGAACGAGCTGCTCGCGACCGAACGGGCGGAGCAGCTCGACGAGACCATCCCCGGCACGGGAGCCGGTACGGACGCCGGACCCGGATCCGGCGGGCAACGACAGGACGAGACAACAGGAGGAGCCTGA
- a CDS encoding DUF5318 family protein yields MLNPRQVVDYALQRRALLGDVRAGRVGPEEVCDAGAYLHRAARFHGTTVDETCPVCRKEPLAQVSWVFGESLRHVSGSARSGADLEQLAAHHPEFTVHVVEVCRACGWNHLVRSFVLGTGRRQRRGPRTAGG; encoded by the coding sequence GTGCTCAATCCGCGACAGGTGGTGGACTACGCCCTGCAGCGCCGCGCGCTGCTGGGCGACGTCCGCGCCGGTCGGGTCGGTCCGGAGGAGGTGTGCGATGCGGGTGCCTACCTGCACCGCGCCGCCCGGTTCCACGGCACCACGGTCGACGAGACCTGCCCGGTGTGCCGCAAGGAGCCGCTCGCCCAGGTGTCCTGGGTGTTCGGCGAGAGCCTCCGGCACGTCTCCGGTTCGGCCCGCTCGGGGGCCGACCTGGAGCAGCTGGCCGCGCACCATCCCGAGTTCACGGTGCACGTCGTCGAGGTGTGCCGGGCGTGTGGCTGGAACCATCTGGTCCGGTCGTTCGTCCTCGGCACCGGCCGGCGGCAGCGCCGCGGACCCAGGACCGCGGGCGGATGA
- a CDS encoding transglycosylase domain-containing protein: MLGAAALAVIGPLVAFAIGWLVFPVPNADDIAVSQVATFSYADGAPFATVRPDNVNRTSVGLDQVPLPVQQAVLSAEDRSFYSNPGFDISGIGRAVINQLTGGIGGGSTITQQYVKVTTGNDQYSLFRKFREVVLAAKISKEMTKEQILENYLNAIYLGRGAYGVQAASQAYFGKNVQDLGPSEGAMLAGLIQSPSRWDPAKNLEMSQQRWAFVLDGMVQQNWLSPAERSQQQFPQWRESAGNQGGGIPGDDRGHIYNAARAELERLGISEAEINTQGLTVTTTVDPKAQEDATRAVKDIMEGQPENLRSSLVSVDPKTGAVLAYYGGENGVGLDYASVLKQPGSSFKPFVLAAALQAPDPIGLGATYDGSSPQTLAGAKVTNSEGVSCASCSVKEAMTKSINTVFYRMGLDVGPQKVAEAAHQAGIPGDLLPNPTGGISLGDREVHPEDMASAYGTFAADGVKREPYLVAKVTASDGRVIFDRGSTDTGEQVMDPEVARNVTESMTDVADSSRIGLSGGRPVAAKTGTVQSGTEGQNNDAWTVGYTPSVSTAVWVGTDDNSPIRNSSGNPIYGRMLPGSIWQSFMDDVLDGTPVERFSGFEPIGQAPPAREASTDTGEQPTGSAEPTAEPSGEPGRDESGNGDSGNGDSGRGDGGDRTRESTGNDRPGRDNPFADDEDPDGGGEPTGENN; the protein is encoded by the coding sequence GTGCTCGGGGCGGCCGCACTGGCGGTCATCGGCCCGCTCGTCGCGTTCGCGATCGGCTGGCTGGTGTTCCCGGTGCCGAACGCCGACGACATCGCCGTCAGCCAGGTCGCCACGTTCTCCTACGCCGACGGAGCGCCGTTCGCGACCGTCCGGCCGGACAACGTCAACCGGACCAGTGTCGGCCTCGACCAGGTCCCGCTGCCGGTGCAGCAGGCCGTGCTGTCCGCCGAGGACCGCTCGTTCTACTCCAACCCCGGCTTCGACATCTCCGGCATCGGCCGGGCGGTGATCAACCAGCTCACCGGCGGGATCGGTGGTGGGTCGACGATCACCCAGCAGTACGTGAAGGTGACCACCGGCAACGACCAGTACTCGCTGTTCCGGAAGTTCCGCGAGGTCGTGCTCGCGGCGAAGATCTCCAAGGAGATGACCAAGGAACAGATCCTGGAGAACTACCTGAACGCGATCTACCTCGGTCGCGGTGCCTACGGCGTGCAGGCCGCGTCCCAGGCGTACTTCGGGAAGAACGTCCAGGACCTCGGCCCCTCCGAGGGCGCGATGCTCGCCGGCCTCATCCAGTCGCCCTCGCGCTGGGACCCGGCGAAGAACCTCGAGATGTCCCAGCAGCGCTGGGCGTTCGTCCTCGACGGCATGGTCCAGCAGAACTGGCTGTCCCCGGCGGAGCGCTCGCAGCAGCAGTTCCCGCAGTGGCGGGAGTCCGCGGGAAACCAGGGCGGCGGCATCCCCGGCGACGACCGCGGCCACATCTACAACGCCGCCCGCGCCGAGCTGGAGAGGCTCGGCATCTCCGAGGCGGAGATCAACACCCAGGGACTGACGGTCACCACCACGGTCGACCCGAAGGCCCAGGAGGACGCCACCCGGGCGGTCAAGGACATCATGGAGGGCCAGCCGGAGAACCTGCGCTCGTCGCTGGTGTCGGTGGACCCGAAGACCGGCGCGGTCCTCGCCTACTACGGCGGCGAGAACGGCGTCGGGCTCGACTACGCGAGCGTGCTCAAGCAGCCGGGGTCGTCGTTCAAGCCGTTCGTGCTGGCCGCTGCCCTGCAGGCCCCGGACCCGATCGGGTTGGGAGCCACCTACGACGGCTCCTCCCCGCAGACCCTGGCGGGCGCGAAGGTCACCAACTCCGAGGGCGTCAGCTGTGCGAGCTGCTCGGTCAAGGAGGCCATGACGAAGTCGATCAACACGGTCTTCTACCGGATGGGTCTCGACGTCGGCCCGCAGAAGGTCGCCGAGGCCGCGCACCAGGCCGGCATCCCCGGCGACCTCCTGCCGAACCCCACCGGCGGCATCTCGCTGGGTGACCGCGAGGTCCACCCGGAGGACATGGCGTCGGCCTACGGCACCTTCGCCGCGGACGGTGTGAAACGCGAGCCGTACCTCGTCGCCAAGGTCACCGCGAGCGACGGCCGGGTCATCTTCGACCGCGGCTCGACCGACACCGGCGAGCAGGTGATGGACCCCGAGGTGGCGCGCAACGTCACCGAGTCGATGACCGACGTCGCGGACTCCTCGCGGATCGGCCTGAGCGGCGGCCGGCCGGTCGCCGCCAAGACCGGCACCGTGCAGAGCGGCACCGAGGGCCAGAACAACGACGCCTGGACGGTCGGCTACACGCCGTCGGTGTCCACCGCGGTCTGGGTCGGCACCGACGACAACAGCCCGATCAGGAACTCCTCCGGGAACCCGATCTACGGCCGGATGCTGCCGGGGTCGATCTGGCAGTCGTTCATGGACGACGTGCTGGACGGCACCCCCGTCGAACGGTTCTCCGGCTTCGAGCCGATCGGCCAGGCGCCCCCCGCACGGGAGGCCTCCACCGACACCGGCGAGCAGCCCACCGGGAGCGCCGAGCCGACCGCGGAGCCGAGCGGGGAACCGGGACGGGACGAGTCCGGCAACGGTGACTCCGGGAACGGCGACTCCGGCCGCGGCGACGGCGGCGACCGGACCCGCGAGTCCACGGGCAACGACCGCCCCGGCCGGGACAACCCGTTCGCCGACGACGAGGACCCGGACGGCGGCGGCGAACCGACCGGGGAGAACAACTGA
- a CDS encoding glycosyltransferase family 87 protein: MLLFAVVVLAVSWLGKAACLQEYRTADGVLALDWRNDRQYVAMCYSDTVPLYGLEGLADDGVPYRDAWFESAADGSRVERYMEYPVLTGFFQYLNAQLTDGWMWLSERLPLPSALDVVVYFDITAFWLAAGWLAVVWAVLMLRPERPWDAALVALSPLALVHAFTNFDTVTVALATGALLALRRDRPGWAGVLIGLGAAAKLYPALLLLPILLVGWRRRSSGGLPRAAWVIGAAIGSWLAVNLPVALAWPRGWAEFFLLNRTRPADPDSIWYSLYWFTGWAGFDGRLADGAAPSVLNAVTAALMVLAFAAIAWLAWRAPRPPAVAELGFLVVAAFLLLNKVWSPQYSLWLVPLAVLALPRWRLLLAWMTVDALVWVPRMYQYLGVEAKGLPVEPFLVTVLVRDAVVVWLCVLVVRQILRREPEPGRGPDPVWPRATGPVAAAPVPPGPGAGPSSSLLGAGQSAGPVAADEIGLTAGATGTDRPEPPQRRRVRGAPERDAAVREPWPNRSERRDPPTRS, translated from the coding sequence GTGCTGCTGTTCGCGGTCGTCGTGCTGGCCGTGAGCTGGCTCGGCAAGGCGGCCTGCCTGCAGGAGTACCGCACCGCGGACGGGGTGCTCGCGCTGGACTGGCGCAACGACCGCCAGTACGTCGCGATGTGCTACTCCGACACCGTTCCGCTCTACGGGCTCGAAGGTCTCGCCGACGACGGCGTCCCCTACCGCGACGCCTGGTTCGAGTCCGCGGCCGACGGGTCCCGGGTCGAGCGCTACATGGAGTACCCGGTCCTCACCGGGTTCTTCCAGTACCTGAACGCCCAGCTCACCGACGGGTGGATGTGGCTGTCCGAGCGGCTGCCGCTGCCGAGCGCGCTCGACGTCGTCGTCTACTTCGACATCACGGCGTTCTGGCTCGCCGCCGGATGGCTCGCGGTGGTGTGGGCGGTGCTGATGCTCCGCCCCGAACGCCCGTGGGACGCCGCGCTGGTCGCGCTCTCCCCGCTGGCGCTGGTGCACGCCTTCACCAACTTCGACACCGTCACCGTCGCGCTCGCGACCGGCGCGTTGCTCGCGCTGCGCCGGGACCGGCCCGGCTGGGCGGGCGTGCTGATCGGGCTCGGCGCCGCCGCGAAGCTCTATCCGGCGTTGCTGCTGCTGCCGATCCTGCTCGTCGGGTGGCGACGACGGTCCTCCGGTGGCCTGCCGCGTGCGGCGTGGGTCATCGGTGCGGCGATCGGGTCCTGGCTGGCGGTGAACCTGCCCGTCGCGCTGGCCTGGCCACGCGGCTGGGCGGAGTTCTTCCTGCTCAACCGCACGCGTCCGGCCGACCCGGACTCGATCTGGTACTCGCTGTACTGGTTCACCGGCTGGGCCGGGTTCGACGGCCGGCTCGCCGACGGTGCAGCGCCCTCCGTCCTCAACGCCGTCACCGCCGCGCTGATGGTGCTCGCGTTCGCCGCGATCGCCTGGCTGGCGTGGCGCGCCCCGCGCCCGCCTGCGGTGGCGGAGCTGGGTTTCCTCGTCGTCGCGGCGTTCCTGCTGCTGAACAAGGTGTGGAGCCCGCAGTACTCGCTGTGGCTGGTGCCCCTCGCCGTGCTGGCGCTGCCTCGGTGGAGGCTGCTGCTGGCCTGGATGACGGTCGACGCACTCGTCTGGGTGCCGCGGATGTACCAGTACCTCGGGGTCGAGGCCAAGGGTCTGCCGGTCGAGCCGTTCCTGGTCACGGTGCTCGTCCGCGACGCGGTCGTGGTCTGGCTGTGCGTGCTCGTGGTGCGGCAGATCCTGCGCCGGGAGCCGGAGCCCGGACGGGGCCCGGACCCCGTGTGGCCGCGGGCGACCGGGCCCGTCGCCGCGGCCCCGGTGCCGCCGGGGCCGGGCGCGGGGCCGTCGAGCTCGCTGCTGGGCGCGGGACAGAGCGCGGGACCGGTGGCAGCGGACGAGATCGGCCTTACCGCCGGAGCGACGGGGACCGATCGTCCGGAACCGCCGCAGCGGCGCCGTGTGCGGGGCGCTCCGGAGCGGGACGCGGCCGTCCGGGAGCCGTGGCCGAACCGGTCCGAACGGCGCGATCCGCCCACGCGATCCTGA
- a CDS encoding CoA pyrophosphatase: MGDDAVVPDRVQQRLCERIGEALTVLPPHARHTVSDADRAGKRAAAVTMTLLPVPGATGDGPLADEIAFVLTRRARSLRAHSGQWALPGGRLDDGETAEQAGRREVSEEIGLELGPDRVLGLLDDYPTRSGYVITPVVLWAGGAGEPVPNPDEVGELHRPPLAEIDHEPRFLTIPESDAPVIQVPLFDRFVHAPTGAVLHQFREVVLHGRATRVAHLEQPVFAWR, translated from the coding sequence ATGGGCGACGACGCGGTGGTCCCGGACCGGGTGCAGCAGCGGCTGTGCGAGCGGATCGGGGAGGCACTCACCGTCCTCCCGCCGCACGCGCGCCACACCGTGTCGGACGCCGACCGTGCCGGGAAGCGCGCCGCGGCCGTGACCATGACGCTGCTCCCGGTCCCTGGCGCCACCGGGGACGGGCCGCTGGCCGACGAGATCGCCTTCGTCCTGACCCGGCGGGCCCGGTCGCTGCGCGCGCACTCGGGACAGTGGGCGCTGCCCGGCGGCCGCCTCGACGACGGCGAGACCGCCGAGCAGGCGGGCCGGCGCGAGGTGTCCGAGGAGATCGGTCTGGAGCTCGGTCCCGATCGTGTGCTGGGCCTGCTGGACGACTACCCCACCCGTTCCGGCTACGTGATCACGCCGGTCGTGCTGTGGGCCGGCGGCGCCGGGGAGCCCGTGCCGAACCCCGACGAGGTCGGCGAGCTGCACCGCCCGCCGCTGGCGGAGATCGACCACGAGCCCCGGTTCCTCACCATCCCGGAGTCGGACGCCCCGGTGATCCAGGTGCCGCTGTTCGACCGCTTCGTGCACGCCCCCACTGGCGCGGTGCTGCACCAGTTCCGGGAGGTCGTGCTGCACGGCCGCGCGACCCGGGTGGCGCACCTGGAACAGCCGGTGTTCGCCTGGCGGTGA
- a CDS encoding deoxyribonuclease IV — protein sequence MQIGAHVRDAEDPLAEAGEVGAEVIQLFLSDPQGWKKPPPHPRAAELAASEVAVVVHAPYTANVASTNNRIRIPSRKIVQQHLAGAAEVGAFGLVVHGGHVTKDDDPATGVDNWRKFVERQAGEHGFDVPVLIENTAGGDNAMARRFDALGRLWDAVGEFGVGFCLDTCHAFAGGEELAGLVERARAITGRIDLIHLNSSRDPFDSARDRHANIDSGTIPPDELAAVVAEAGAPVVVETPAEGQARDIAWLREHATA from the coding sequence ATGCAGATCGGAGCACACGTCCGGGACGCCGAGGACCCGCTGGCCGAGGCCGGCGAGGTGGGCGCCGAGGTGATCCAGCTCTTCCTGTCCGACCCTCAGGGCTGGAAGAAACCGCCACCGCACCCGCGCGCGGCGGAGCTGGCGGCCTCCGAGGTCGCGGTGGTCGTGCACGCGCCCTACACCGCGAACGTCGCGTCGACGAACAACCGGATCCGCATCCCCTCCCGCAAGATCGTCCAGCAGCACCTGGCGGGTGCGGCCGAGGTCGGCGCGTTCGGCCTGGTCGTGCACGGCGGTCACGTCACGAAGGACGACGACCCGGCCACCGGTGTCGACAACTGGCGCAAGTTCGTGGAGCGCCAGGCCGGTGAGCACGGGTTCGACGTACCCGTCCTGATCGAGAACACCGCCGGCGGGGACAACGCGATGGCCCGCCGGTTCGACGCGCTCGGCCGGCTGTGGGACGCGGTCGGCGAGTTCGGCGTCGGGTTCTGTCTCGACACCTGTCACGCCTTCGCCGGCGGGGAGGAGCTGGCCGGTCTCGTGGAGCGCGCCCGGGCGATCACGGGGCGGATCGACCTGATCCACCTGAACTCTTCGCGCGACCCGTTCGACTCGGCCCGCGACCGGCACGCCAACATCGACTCCGGGACCATCCCGCCGGACGAGCTGGCCGCCGTCGTCGCCGAGGCCGGTGCCCCGGTCGTGGTGGAGACCCCGGCCGAGGGGCAGGCCCGCGACATCGCCTGGCTCCGCGAGCACGCCACGGCCTGA
- the rpsF gene encoding 30S ribosomal protein S6, with product MRHYEVMVILDGSLDERTVQPSLEQFLTVVKSDGGSIEKIEVWGKRRLAYEIKKQGEAIYAVVEIAAEPATVAELDRQLGLNESVLRTKVLRKDVTRTPAPAAG from the coding sequence ATGCGTCATTACGAGGTCATGGTCATCCTCGACGGCAGCCTGGACGAGCGCACTGTGCAGCCGTCCCTGGAGCAGTTCCTCACCGTCGTGAAGAGCGACGGCGGATCGATCGAGAAGATCGAGGTCTGGGGCAAGCGCCGGCTGGCCTACGAGATCAAGAAGCAGGGCGAGGCCATCTACGCGGTCGTCGAGATCGCCGCGGAGCCGGCCACCGTCGCCGAGCTGGACCGCCAGCTGGGCCTGAACGAGTCCGTGCTGCGCACCAAGGTGCTGCGCAAGGACGTCACCCGCACGCCGGCGCCCGCCGCCGGCTGA
- a CDS encoding single-stranded DNA-binding protein, translated as MAGETVITVVGNLTADPELRFTPSGAAVANFTVASTPRTFDRQSGEWKDGEALFLRCNIWRQAAENVAESLTRGARVVVQGRLRQRSFETREGEKRTVVEMEVDEVGPSLRYATAKVNKVNKVSRGGGSGGFGGGGGGGGYDGGGGGGFGGGQQGGGGSGGGNSGGYDDPWGSAPPAGSGAASDDEPPF; from the coding sequence ATGGCCGGCGAGACCGTGATCACCGTCGTGGGCAACCTGACGGCGGATCCCGAGCTGCGGTTCACCCCCTCCGGCGCCGCGGTCGCCAACTTCACCGTCGCGTCCACACCGCGCACCTTCGACCGCCAGTCCGGCGAGTGGAAGGACGGGGAGGCGCTGTTCCTGCGCTGCAACATCTGGCGGCAGGCGGCGGAGAACGTCGCCGAGTCGCTGACCCGCGGTGCGCGGGTCGTGGTGCAGGGGCGTCTCCGCCAGCGGTCCTTCGAGACCCGCGAGGGTGAGAAGCGCACCGTCGTGGAGATGGAGGTCGACGAGGTCGGTCCCTCGCTCCGCTACGCGACCGCCAAGGTCAACAAGGTCAACAAGGTCAGCCGGGGCGGAGGCTCCGGTGGCTTCGGTGGCGGCGGCGGTGGTGGCGGCTACGACGGCGGCGGCGGTGGCGGATTCGGCGGCGGCCAGCAAGGCGGCGGCGGGTCCGGTGGAGGCAACTCCGGCGGCTATGACGACCCCTGGGGTTCGGCCCCGCCCGCGGGCAGCGGAGCGGCGTCCGACGACGAGCCCCCCTTCTGA
- the rpsR gene encoding 30S ribosomal protein S18 — protein MAKVIVRKPKKKVCAFCKDKAQPIDYKDTGLLRKFISDRGKIRARRVTGNCRQHQRDVAVAVKNSREVALLPYTSTAR, from the coding sequence ATGGCCAAGGTCATCGTGCGCAAGCCGAAGAAGAAGGTCTGCGCTTTCTGCAAGGACAAGGCCCAGCCGATCGACTACAAGGACACCGGTCTGCTGCGGAAGTTCATCTCCGACCGGGGCAAGATCCGCGCCCGCCGTGTGACCGGCAACTGCCGGCAGCACCAGCGTGACGTCGCCGTCGCGGTCAAGAACTCCCGCGAGGTGGCCCTGCTGCCCTACACCTCGACCGCTCGCTGA
- the rplI gene encoding 50S ribosomal protein L9 produces MKLILNADVPNLGAPGDIVEVKDGYGRNYLLPRKLAVVATRGAEKQVEQIRRAQKTREIRDLGHAQQVDSQLKNLNVTVPAKAGASGRLFGSVTPAAVVDAVKTAGGPALDKRTVDVPGHIKTLGKHQVQVRLHPEVTTELPIAVSPSGVLRGLRHPVE; encoded by the coding sequence GTGAAGCTCATCCTCAACGCCGACGTCCCGAACCTGGGCGCCCCGGGTGACATCGTCGAGGTCAAGGACGGCTACGGCCGTAACTACCTGCTGCCGCGCAAGCTCGCGGTCGTCGCCACCCGTGGCGCCGAGAAGCAGGTCGAGCAGATCCGCCGGGCCCAGAAGACCCGCGAGATCCGCGACCTGGGCCACGCCCAGCAGGTCGACTCGCAGCTGAAGAACCTGAACGTCACCGTGCCGGCCAAGGCTGGCGCCAGCGGTCGTCTGTTCGGTTCGGTCACGCCGGCTGCCGTCGTCGACGCGGTGAAGACCGCGGGCGGCCCGGCGCTGGACAAGCGGACGGTCGACGTCCCGGGTCACATCAAGACCCTGGGCAAGCACCAGGTGCAGGTCCGCCTGCACCCGGAGGTCACCACCGAGCTGCCGATCGCGGTCTCGCCCTCCGGAGTCCTACGTGGACTGCGACACCCTGTCGAGTGA
- the dnaB gene encoding replicative DNA helicase, whose translation MALTDDRPAGRPRAVRDGEAGGSGEGGNGAFDRQPPQDLTAEQSVLGGMLLSKDAIADVVEVLRPEDFYRPAHQTVYETILDLYGRGEPADAVTVSAELQRRGELVRLGGAPYLHTLIATVPTAANAAYYAEIVGEKAILRRLVEAGTRIVQLGYHGNEGGEVEEVVDRAQAAVYEVTERTTTEDYTVLEELLQPTMDEIDAIASQGGMAAGVPTGFADLDAVTNGLHPGQMVVVAARPGLGKSTLGLDFARSCSIKNGMTSAFFSLEMSKSEIVMRLLSAEARIRLADMRAGRMSDEDWTRMARRMSEISEAPLYIDDSPNLTLMEIRAKARRMKQRNDLKLIILDYLQLMTSGRKVESRQQEVSEFSRQIKLIAKELEVPVVAMSQLNRGPEQRTDKRPMLSDLRESGSIEQDADMVVLLHRPDAFEQDDPRAGEADLILAKHRNGPTTTITVAHQLHYSRFSDLAHG comes from the coding sequence ATGGCTCTGACCGACGACCGTCCTGCCGGGCGGCCTCGGGCCGTCCGTGACGGCGAGGCCGGTGGCTCCGGTGAAGGCGGCAACGGCGCCTTCGACCGTCAGCCCCCACAGGACCTCACCGCGGAACAGTCCGTGCTCGGCGGCATGCTGCTGAGCAAGGACGCGATCGCCGACGTGGTCGAGGTGCTGCGCCCGGAGGACTTCTACCGGCCCGCGCACCAGACCGTCTACGAGACGATCCTGGACCTCTACGGCCGTGGTGAGCCGGCCGACGCGGTGACCGTGTCGGCGGAGCTGCAGCGGCGCGGCGAGCTCGTGCGGCTGGGAGGGGCGCCGTACCTGCACACCCTGATCGCGACCGTGCCGACCGCGGCGAACGCGGCGTACTACGCCGAGATCGTCGGGGAGAAGGCGATCCTGCGGCGACTGGTCGAGGCCGGCACCCGGATCGTGCAGCTCGGCTACCACGGCAACGAGGGCGGTGAGGTCGAGGAGGTCGTCGACCGGGCACAGGCCGCGGTCTACGAGGTCACCGAGCGCACCACCACCGAGGACTACACGGTGCTGGAGGAGCTCCTCCAGCCCACGATGGACGAGATCGACGCGATCGCCTCCCAGGGCGGGATGGCCGCGGGCGTGCCGACCGGGTTCGCCGATCTCGACGCCGTGACCAACGGCCTGCACCCGGGGCAGATGGTCGTCGTCGCGGCCCGTCCGGGTCTGGGCAAGTCGACCCTCGGCCTGGACTTCGCCCGGTCGTGCTCCATCAAGAACGGCATGACCAGTGCGTTCTTCTCGCTGGAGATGAGCAAGTCCGAGATCGTGATGCGTCTGCTCTCGGCGGAGGCGCGGATCCGGCTGGCCGACATGCGCGCGGGCCGGATGTCCGACGAGGACTGGACGCGGATGGCGCGGCGGATGTCGGAGATCTCCGAGGCGCCCCTCTACATCGACGACTCACCGAACCTGACGCTGATGGAGATCCGGGCCAAGGCGCGCCGGATGAAGCAGCGCAACGACCTCAAGCTGATCATCCTGGACTACCTGCAGCTGATGACCTCGGGCCGCAAGGTCGAGTCGCGTCAGCAGGAGGTGTCCGAGTTCTCGCGTCAGATCAAGCTGATCGCGAAGGAGCTCGAGGTGCCGGTGGTCGCGATGAGCCAGCTGAACCGTGGTCCCGAGCAGCGCACGGACAAGCGGCCGATGCTGTCGGACCTGCGTGAGTCCGGTTCGATCGAGCAGGACGCCGACATGGTGGTCCTGCTGCACCGGCCCGACGCGTTCGAACAGGACGATCCGCGCGCCGGCGAGGCGGACCTGATCCTGGCCAAGCACCGTAACGGCCCGACCACGACGATCACGGTGGCCCACCAGCTGCACTACAGCCGGTTCTCCGACCTGGCGCACGGCTGA
- a CDS encoding DUF3040 domain-containing protein has translation MLSDRERRRLHEIEVQLRLTDPRLVRRFAALAAAGRVPIGPGGLLSGLSGNGGGRSVHRSGPLPSTLLGLSLLVLLVGAVAVSVPVVIAGIVLAALSLGVAATTGPRAQPGTA, from the coding sequence GTGCTCAGCGACCGTGAGCGCCGTCGGCTGCACGAGATCGAGGTGCAGCTGCGACTGACCGACCCGCGCCTGGTGCGGCGTTTCGCCGCACTGGCGGCAGCAGGCCGCGTACCGATCGGGCCGGGTGGGCTGCTGAGCGGTCTCTCCGGCAACGGCGGCGGCCGCTCCGTGCACCGCTCGGGCCCGCTCCCCTCGACCCTGCTGGGTCTCTCCCTGCTGGTGCTGCTGGTGGGCGCCGTCGCGGTCAGCGTGCCGGTCGTGATCGCCGGCATCGTGCTGGCAGCCCTGTCCCTGGGTGTCGCCGCGACGACGGGCCCGCGGGCCCAGCCCGGTACGGCCTGA
- a CDS encoding dTDP-4-dehydrorhamnose 3,5-epimerase family protein has protein sequence MTTVVPGALLLDATAPGGGPGAAVDPGAFTVRRRRRPADGAVHGLHGHPDGAVLLGVPRGSGYAVVIDTRPAAETFGRLAVALLDGPRTLLVPPGCLYGVQAVTGNTLVEIRTATRPSRRDRLEVDPDDPDLKIRWLRPRPVRTPADDRSWAGLCTRLGAPAGPRHDRVSLW, from the coding sequence GTGACGACCGTGGTGCCGGGTGCGCTGCTGCTCGACGCCACGGCACCCGGTGGCGGCCCGGGTGCGGCCGTCGACCCGGGAGCGTTCACCGTCCGTCGTCGGCGGCGTCCCGCCGACGGCGCCGTGCACGGGCTGCACGGCCACCCCGACGGCGCCGTCCTCCTCGGCGTCCCGCGCGGGTCCGGCTACGCCGTCGTGATCGACACCCGGCCGGCGGCCGAGACCTTCGGACGGCTCGCCGTCGCGTTGCTCGACGGCCCGCGCACCCTGCTGGTCCCGCCGGGCTGCCTCTACGGCGTGCAGGCGGTCACCGGCAACACACTGGTCGAGATCCGGACGGCCACCCGGCCGTCCCGCCGGGACCGGCTCGAGGTCGACCCCGACGACCCCGACCTGAAGATCCGCTGGCTGCGTCCGCGCCCGGTGCGGACCCCGGCCGACGACCGTTCCTGGGCCGGGCTCTGCACCCGGCTCGGCGCCCCGGCCGGCCCCCGTCACGACCGCGTCTCGCTCTGGTGA